One window of the Cydia splendana chromosome 18, ilCydSple1.2, whole genome shotgun sequence genome contains the following:
- the LOC134799298 gene encoding uncharacterized protein LOC134799298 isoform X2 — protein sequence MVPQTKVFIGSLPQGSKPEELRKLFERFGVVTECDIMNRCGFVHMQTEDQAAAAIRGLNNSTFNGGVITVERGRIKERGQRGGPGGGRGGMGGRGGMRSGGGGMDRRGGGGGGGGPMRGGPPGARDAPYMRDRGMGPMGGRDMRGPPMGGGGGMGMRNGMGGGGYERGADRGFGGGGGYGEDRYGGYGGEDRRGFALARDGYGAAPIYDDRRGGYAAEDMSGMYADDRRAPMYPDERDMMDRRAPMRAAMPMSGGYDRGAPPRAAPMGNGDMFSRRSPMRGGAGAGYDRDPYTQQYPPMGRTPG from the exons ATGGTGCCG CAAACGAAAGTGTTCATCGGGAGCCTGCCCCAGGGTTCGAAGCCGGAGGAGCTCCGCAAACTGTTCGAACGCTTCGGCGTCGTGACAGAATGCGACATAATGAACCGGTGCGGCTTCGTGCACATGCAGACCGAGGATCAGGCGGCGGCCGCCATCCGGGGCTTAAATAACTCGACCTTCAACGGCGGCGTCATCACGGTCGAGCGCGGCCGGATCAAGGAGCGCGGACAGCGCGGCGGGCCCGGGGGCGGCCGCGGCGGCATGGGCGGCCGCGGCGGCATGCGCAGCGGGGGCGGCGGCATGGACCgccgaggaggaggaggaggaggaggaggccCCATGCGCGGCGGCCCGCCCGGCGCCCGCGACGCGCCCTACATGCGCGACCGCGGCATGGGGCCCATGGGCGGCCGGGACATGCGCGGCCCGCCCatgggcggcggcggcggcatggGCATGAGGAACGGCATGGGCGGCGGCGGCTACGAGCGCGGCGCCGACCGCGGCttcggcggcggcgggggctACGGCGAGGACCGCTACGGCGGGTACGGCGGCGAGGACCGGCGCGGCTTCGCGCTCGCCCGCGACGGCTACGGCGCGGCGCCCATCTACGACGACCGGCGCGGAGGCTACGCCGCCGAGGACATGAGCGGGATGTACGCGGACGACCGCCGCGCGCCCATGTACCCCGACGAGCGAGACATGATGGACCGACGAGCGCCCATGAGAGCCGCCATGCCCATGTCCGGAGGTTACGACCGAGGAGCGCCTCCCCGAGCGGCACCCATGGGCAACGGAGACATGTTTAGCAGAAGATCCCCCAT GCGCGGTGGCGCAGGAGCCGGCTATGACCGCGACCCATACACTCAGCAGTACCCCCCTATGGGCCG GACGCCTGGTTGA
- the LOC134799298 gene encoding TATA-binding protein-associated factor 2N isoform X1, whose translation MVPQTKVFIGSLPQGSKPEELRKLFERFGVVTECDIMNRCGFVHMQTEDQAAAAIRGLNNSTFNGGVITVERGRIKERGQRGGPGGGRGGMGGRGGMRSGGGGMDRRGGGGGGGGPMRGGPPGARDAPYMRDRGMGPMGGRDMRGPPMGGGGGMGMRNGMGGGGYERGADRGFGGGGGYGEDRYGGYGGEDRRGFALARDGYGAAPIYDDRRGGYAAEDMSGMYADDRRAPMYPDERDMMDRRAPMRAAMPMSGGYDRGAPPRAAPMGNGDMFSRRSPMRGGAGAGYDRDPYTQQYPPMGRGGGGAARGGRDGGPGRRY comes from the exons ATGGTGCCG CAAACGAAAGTGTTCATCGGGAGCCTGCCCCAGGGTTCGAAGCCGGAGGAGCTCCGCAAACTGTTCGAACGCTTCGGCGTCGTGACAGAATGCGACATAATGAACCGGTGCGGCTTCGTGCACATGCAGACCGAGGATCAGGCGGCGGCCGCCATCCGGGGCTTAAATAACTCGACCTTCAACGGCGGCGTCATCACGGTCGAGCGCGGCCGGATCAAGGAGCGCGGACAGCGCGGCGGGCCCGGGGGCGGCCGCGGCGGCATGGGCGGCCGCGGCGGCATGCGCAGCGGGGGCGGCGGCATGGACCgccgaggaggaggaggaggaggaggaggccCCATGCGCGGCGGCCCGCCCGGCGCCCGCGACGCGCCCTACATGCGCGACCGCGGCATGGGGCCCATGGGCGGCCGGGACATGCGCGGCCCGCCCatgggcggcggcggcggcatggGCATGAGGAACGGCATGGGCGGCGGCGGCTACGAGCGCGGCGCCGACCGCGGCttcggcggcggcgggggctACGGCGAGGACCGCTACGGCGGGTACGGCGGCGAGGACCGGCGCGGCTTCGCGCTCGCCCGCGACGGCTACGGCGCGGCGCCCATCTACGACGACCGGCGCGGAGGCTACGCCGCCGAGGACATGAGCGGGATGTACGCGGACGACCGCCGCGCGCCCATGTACCCCGACGAGCGAGACATGATGGACCGACGAGCGCCCATGAGAGCCGCCATGCCCATGTCCGGAGGTTACGACCGAGGAGCGCCTCCCCGAGCGGCACCCATGGGCAACGGAGACATGTTTAGCAGAAGATCCCCCAT GCGCGGTGGCGCAGGAGCCGGCTATGACCGCGACCCATACACTCAGCAGTACCCCCCTATGGGCCG CGGCGGCGGCGGAGCGGCCCGCGGCGGCCGCGACGGCGGGCCGGGCCGGCGGTACTAG